Proteins from a single region of Methanotorris igneus Kol 5:
- a CDS encoding L-serine ammonia-lyase, iron-sulfur-dependent, subunit alpha, with amino-acid sequence MDKKELMTKILKKEIVKALGCTEVGLIGYTIALCKPENPYEIEKINLTLDKGTFKNAFSVGVPNTNGFGILPAVVGGLLGDAEKRLLIFDGIEYSKELEGYIKDRLKIDVVDGDIYCKVVIKTKNGETKSTVIKGSHLNTKEEDEELKNAFKSLGLSDFLEYIEDIPKEVEDIILETIETNKELAKSEYLKLGNDELSYIVEKTTSACYERMKGTNKPAMAIAGSGNMGIMATMPIIAYHEINKGKDIERLIKSLTLSALVTIYATYHSSYISSMCGCVNRGGLGALCGLCYYIHGNDTNKITEAVKSFTANLVGIICDGGKIGCALKLASGCFAVYSSLFAEVPPNNGIVGKTFEECVKNISRIGHAMKPVDDEIINILKNKK; translated from the coding sequence ATGGACAAAAAAGAATTAATGACAAAAATTTTAAAGAAAGAAATTGTTAAAGCTCTTGGATGTACAGAAGTGGGATTAATTGGTTATACTATTGCTCTATGCAAACCAGAGAATCCTTATGAGATAGAAAAGATAAATTTAACTCTCGACAAGGGGACATTTAAAAACGCATTCTCTGTTGGAGTGCCAAACACAAATGGTTTTGGAATTTTGCCAGCGGTTGTTGGTGGGTTATTAGGAGATGCGGAGAAAAGATTGCTAATTTTTGATGGGATAGAATACAGCAAAGAATTGGAAGGTTATATAAAAGACAGGTTAAAAATTGATGTTGTTGATGGAGACATATACTGCAAAGTTGTAATAAAAACCAAAAATGGAGAGACAAAATCAACTGTAATAAAAGGTAGTCATTTAAATACAAAAGAAGAGGATGAAGAATTAAAAAATGCATTTAAATCGTTGGGTTTATCTGATTTTTTGGAATATATTGAAGACATCCCAAAAGAAGTTGAGGACATAATATTAGAAACAATAGAAACAAATAAAGAACTTGCAAAGAGTGAATATTTAAAACTTGGGAATGATGAGCTTTCGTATATTGTAGAAAAAACTACATCAGCATGCTATGAGAGGATGAAAGGAACTAACAAACCAGCGATGGCAATTGCAGGTAGTGGGAATATGGGTATAATGGCAACGATGCCAATTATTGCATATCATGAAATAAATAAAGGCAAAGATATTGAAAGATTAATAAAATCCCTAACCTTATCTGCACTGGTAACAATCTATGCAACCTACCACTCATCCTACATCTCCTCAATGTGTGGGTGTGTGAATAGAGGAGGTTTAGGAGCTTTGTGTGGGTTATGCTATTACATCCACGGAAATGATACAAATAAAATAACAGAGGCAGTAAAAAGCTTCACAGCAAATTTAGTGGGCATTATATGTGATGGAGGAAAAATCGGATGTGCATTAAAACTTGCCTCTGGATGCTTTGCGGTTTATAGTTCTTTATTTGCAGAAGTTCCTCCAAATAATGGTATTGT